Proteins from a single region of Haloplanus sp. GDY1:
- a CDS encoding Tfx family DNA-binding protein encodes MVSAASTTLTERQVEVLELREAGHTQREVAEMLGTTDSNVSAIERAAEKNVEKARETLDLIRVVRSPVRFTVEAGTTFDALVDRVYERGDETGTKLAYCRPELYTHLFGRLEAHTTRNRLDTAVELGLTRDGDVTVFAPEGD; translated from the coding sequence ATGGTCTCGGCCGCGTCGACGACGCTGACCGAACGACAGGTGGAGGTGCTGGAACTGCGCGAGGCGGGCCACACGCAGCGCGAGGTGGCGGAGATGCTGGGGACCACCGACTCGAACGTGAGCGCCATCGAGCGGGCCGCGGAGAAGAACGTCGAGAAAGCCCGGGAGACGCTCGATCTGATCCGGGTCGTCCGGTCGCCGGTTCGCTTTACGGTCGAGGCGGGCACCACCTTCGACGCTCTGGTCGACCGGGTGTACGAGCGGGGCGACGAGACGGGGACGAAACTCGCCTACTGCCGCCCGGAACTCTACACGCACCTGTTCGGGCGACTGGAGGCGCACACCACGAGAAACCGCCTCGACACGGCGGTCGAACTCGGCCTGACCCGCGACGGCGACGTGACGGTCTTCGCGCCGGAGGGCGACTAG
- a CDS encoding APC family permease, giving the protein MSETLGLKEAVSMALGGMIGGGIYAVLGVVAGITMSAIWVAFLLAGAVAMCAGYSYNTLNSLTDNRGGSVTFVQCYLGNATAAGIVGWTLLFGYIGSMAMYAFAFGEFTVAFAVVPKSLGGFPARPLISVSAVAAFVGLNLLGARTTGAAENVLVALKVGILVAFGILGLVYAFGVSGASFEYGVGRLGGFEPVMAAAISFVAFQGWQLLFYDQESVEDPVETIRKAVYVSIPVAVAIYVLAGMVTVNLVPQALESHPHVALKDAASMVMQPYGLARAGAVVLALSALFSTGSAINATLFSSAHFAKGMLSDDLLPDQIGDAAADGIPERTVLVLGAITAAFTWYGSLGAITSFASLSFILVFGAMSYLAFRRRGHDEVNAVVPAVGTVGALAFFPLMLYNLYDREPNTFYMVIGIAAVVLAVELLYFERDLIQEEVVEFESGIGPVREDD; this is encoded by the coding sequence ATGAGTGAGACGCTCGGACTGAAAGAAGCCGTCTCGATGGCACTCGGGGGCATGATCGGTGGCGGCATCTACGCCGTCCTCGGCGTGGTGGCGGGGATAACGATGTCCGCCATCTGGGTCGCGTTCTTGCTCGCCGGTGCGGTCGCCATGTGTGCGGGCTACTCGTACAACACGCTCAACAGCCTCACGGACAACCGGGGCGGATCCGTGACGTTCGTCCAGTGTTATCTCGGAAACGCCACCGCGGCCGGGATCGTCGGCTGGACGCTCCTGTTCGGGTACATCGGCTCGATGGCGATGTACGCGTTCGCTTTCGGGGAGTTCACGGTCGCGTTCGCCGTCGTCCCGAAAAGCCTCGGGGGCTTCCCGGCCCGGCCGCTCATCTCGGTCTCCGCGGTGGCCGCGTTCGTCGGTCTGAACCTGCTCGGAGCCCGGACGACCGGCGCCGCGGAGAACGTGCTCGTCGCGCTGAAGGTCGGCATCCTCGTCGCGTTCGGTATCCTCGGGCTCGTGTATGCGTTCGGCGTCAGCGGTGCCTCCTTCGAATACGGCGTCGGCCGGCTCGGCGGGTTCGAACCGGTCATGGCGGCCGCTATCTCGTTCGTCGCCTTCCAGGGGTGGCAGCTCCTGTTTTACGACCAAGAGAGCGTCGAGGACCCCGTCGAAACCATCCGGAAGGCGGTGTACGTCTCCATCCCGGTCGCCGTCGCCATCTACGTCCTCGCGGGGATGGTGACGGTGAACCTCGTCCCGCAGGCGCTCGAGTCTCACCCACACGTCGCTCTGAAGGACGCCGCCTCGATGGTGATGCAGCCGTACGGTCTGGCACGCGCCGGGGCGGTCGTGCTCGCCCTGTCGGCGCTGTTCTCGACGGGGAGTGCGATCAACGCGACCCTGTTCTCGTCGGCGCACTTCGCCAAGGGCATGCTCAGTGACGACCTGCTCCCCGATCAGATCGGGGACGCGGCCGCCGACGGCATCCCCGAACGAACGGTTCTGGTCCTCGGCGCGATCACCGCGGCGTTCACGTGGTACGGGAGTCTCGGTGCCATCACCTCGTTCGCGTCGTTGTCGTTCATCTTGGTCTTCGGTGCGATGAGCTATCTCGCGTTCCGCCGGCGTGGCCACGACGAGGTGAACGCCGTCGTTCCCGCGGTCGGAACCGTCGGCGCTCTGGCGTTCTTTCCGCTGATGCTGTACAACCTCTACGATCGCGAGCCAAACACGTTCTACATGGTGATCGGTATCGCCGCCGTCGTGCTCGCCGTCGAACTCCTCTACTTCGAGCGCGACCTCATCCAGGAGGAGGTCGTGGAGTTCGAGTCAGGGATCGGACCCGTTCGTGAGGACGACTGA
- a CDS encoding DUF6498-containing protein, giving the protein MASPSNDSPAVFLATVAANVVPLVGVFHLGWSAQTFAVVYAMELVVAVPFAGVKALFARRPPNYDELERPQEGNPLKPDEWGGVSAGPSDLNRRRGNVTVVDPLPPIYPRNVPFVLRAFGAAVALVGMFLFVLSRFIDVPATLADPIVAASAVTLIVSHVGVINREYFRKRRHETSTPRDVIGSAKNEAGVAVVVLWFAAAGGPTGALVAFVAVKLLAEWRGYRGGQSSDPDEAAGTLPPVAAPDAAPTAEIRPDRRAVRAAALWRGATSAIGGGPAYLLAWVGLTGGSAGAVAATVICFGLLPAGLGGLKAVEYALTHGTLAYQRRDDAVVAYDDLTGAVQWATPVDDLRDAELCEGELVDRACDTRTFSLTPSAGEYDRSVAHLREYVRAVEAFELPVETTAFGPFDRRVAGAAAAAGACGVAAVAGVAYYAPSVAAVAAGFGGPFGVVALRSAWRWALPAA; this is encoded by the coding sequence ATGGCGTCACCGTCGAACGATTCGCCTGCCGTGTTTCTGGCGACAGTCGCGGCGAACGTCGTCCCGCTGGTCGGCGTGTTCCACCTCGGGTGGAGCGCACAGACGTTCGCGGTCGTCTACGCGATGGAACTGGTCGTCGCCGTCCCGTTCGCCGGAGTGAAGGCGCTGTTCGCGCGCCGTCCGCCGAACTACGACGAACTGGAGCGCCCACAGGAGGGTAACCCGCTCAAGCCCGACGAGTGGGGCGGGGTCTCCGCCGGACCGAGCGACCTCAACCGCCGGCGCGGGAACGTCACGGTCGTCGACCCGCTCCCGCCGATCTACCCCCGGAACGTCCCGTTCGTCTTGCGAGCGTTCGGGGCTGCCGTGGCGCTCGTCGGGATGTTCCTCTTCGTACTGAGCCGGTTCATCGACGTGCCGGCGACGCTCGCCGATCCGATTGTGGCGGCGAGCGCCGTCACCCTGATCGTCTCACACGTCGGCGTCATCAACCGCGAGTACTTCCGGAAGCGGCGCCACGAGACGAGCACCCCCCGGGACGTGATCGGAAGCGCGAAGAACGAGGCCGGGGTAGCCGTGGTGGTGCTCTGGTTCGCGGCCGCCGGTGGTCCGACCGGCGCGCTGGTCGCGTTCGTCGCGGTGAAGCTACTCGCGGAGTGGCGGGGCTACCGCGGCGGGCAGTCGTCCGACCCCGACGAGGCGGCGGGGACGCTCCCGCCAGTGGCGGCTCCGGACGCGGCACCGACGGCCGAGATCCGTCCGGACCGGCGCGCCGTCCGCGCCGCCGCGCTCTGGCGGGGCGCGACGTCCGCGATCGGCGGCGGCCCGGCGTACCTCCTCGCGTGGGTCGGGCTCACCGGCGGGTCGGCGGGGGCGGTCGCCGCCACGGTGATCTGTTTCGGCCTCCTGCCGGCCGGCCTCGGCGGGCTGAAGGCCGTCGAGTACGCTCTCACCCACGGCACGCTGGCGTACCAGCGCCGCGACGACGCGGTGGTCGCGTACGACGACCTCACCGGGGCGGTCCAGTGGGCGACCCCCGTCGACGACCTCCGGGACGCAGAGCTGTGCGAGGGAGAGCTCGTCGACCGCGCCTGCGACACTCGGACGTTCTCGCTCACGCCGTCCGCGGGGGAGTACGACCGCAGCGTCGCGCACCTCCGGGAGTACGTCCGGGCCGTCGAGGCGTTCGAACTCCCCGTCGAGACGACGGCGTTCGGCCCGTTCGACCGACGCGTGGCCGGGGCGGCGGCCGCGGCCGGAGCCTGTGGCGTCGCCGCCGTGGCGGGCGTCGCCTACTACGCCCCCTCCGTCGCGGCGGTCGCGGCCGGGTTCGGCGGCCCGTTCGGCGTCGTCGCCCTCAGGTCGGCGTGGCGGTGGGCGCTCCCGGCCGCCTGA
- a CDS encoding N-6 DNA methylase, with protein sequence MTTPSGDLSPTEVRILSALRNQKEIDGPGWGLGNPLYFRQTTDLEKGEVEYALQKLVEKGYIARVNRGLYCINTDENAVFELNRPTPDTGVQPQDFKSSGHEPTQVYTPARIARFLTDWAVRQGRTSVLEPTVGSGNIAKQICRRKFDLGANPETVETTVFGREVDEDAVNKLKERIHREFEISLPGISAGDIFAYDGPMVEAIVGNPPYAGASNFSLPDSVKTRFTEKYGFNGNTDLYCYVTAHVTQYLESGGRLAVVLSNSWLRKRYGTEFKQFLFSEYDIRAIIGFEHTTFDAGTNPVCLLAERSEESSGDSQEIEFIQLRDEAELVGAETIDELRKQAMLPSVESPVNPDDNFDELLRAPELIEYIRNDSLFTELETVANVRIGLQTLAKEFYTFDPEKESSSSPSLAEKYKQPFAHSPSNFESPRITGDNADRKLLDIDETDVANQNSAAEYVEWGENREVGQRNTDETFTGYNEKPRIKGANRDPWYDLSDEKTKCTGPVLLPRRIYKAYTAYWNQDQIVANENFLIVTPNDASTTESLLAFLNSTLGEVCVRLSGQVYGGGVCELSVTGAKSIACPEFDHLNSDAHELLSKSFNTFLDTQNREQLDQTVYETLGLPDSVRSLIEDTAAKSLREVAVK encoded by the coding sequence GTGACAACACCCAGCGGTGATTTATCTCCCACTGAGGTACGTATCTTATCTGCCTTACGTAATCAAAAAGAGATAGATGGGCCAGGGTGGGGGCTCGGTAACCCTCTCTACTTTCGACAGACCACAGACCTCGAAAAGGGGGAGGTCGAGTACGCATTGCAGAAACTCGTTGAGAAGGGGTATATCGCACGGGTCAACCGGGGCCTGTATTGCATCAATACAGACGAAAATGCCGTATTTGAGCTTAATAGACCTACCCCTGATACTGGAGTCCAGCCACAGGATTTCAAGTCATCCGGCCATGAACCGACCCAAGTATACACTCCCGCGCGAATCGCACGGTTCCTCACCGATTGGGCCGTAAGGCAGGGGAGAACATCTGTCTTGGAGCCGACTGTGGGGAGCGGGAACATTGCGAAGCAAATCTGCCGTCGGAAATTCGATTTGGGTGCAAATCCAGAGACAGTTGAGACAACGGTATTCGGGCGGGAAGTCGACGAAGATGCAGTCAATAAACTAAAAGAGAGGATCCACAGGGAGTTCGAAATCTCGTTGCCGGGAATTAGTGCGGGGGATATTTTCGCATACGACGGGCCGATGGTCGAAGCGATCGTCGGCAATCCACCGTACGCTGGGGCGAGCAATTTTTCGCTACCGGATAGTGTGAAAACTCGATTCACGGAAAAGTACGGATTCAATGGCAATACGGATCTCTACTGCTATGTGACGGCACATGTCACACAGTATCTGGAATCTGGAGGACGCCTTGCTGTCGTACTGTCAAACAGTTGGCTCAGGAAGCGGTATGGGACTGAGTTCAAACAGTTCCTTTTCAGCGAATACGATATTCGAGCCATCATTGGGTTCGAGCACACGACCTTCGACGCGGGGACAAATCCGGTATGTCTTCTTGCAGAGAGAAGTGAGGAATCGAGCGGAGACAGTCAGGAGATTGAATTCATCCAATTACGAGATGAAGCAGAGCTCGTAGGTGCCGAGACCATTGATGAACTCCGCAAACAGGCAATGCTGCCCTCCGTAGAGAGTCCCGTCAATCCTGACGATAACTTCGACGAGTTGTTGCGAGCTCCAGAGTTGATTGAGTACATCAGGAACGACTCCTTATTCACTGAGCTCGAGACCGTCGCCAATGTGCGAATTGGACTGCAAACGCTGGCGAAGGAGTTCTATACATTTGATCCGGAGAAAGAATCATCTTCCTCTCCCTCACTTGCTGAAAAGTACAAACAGCCATTTGCACACTCACCAAGTAATTTCGAATCGCCACGAATCACTGGCGACAATGCAGACCGGAAACTGCTTGATATTGATGAAACCGATGTCGCCAATCAAAATAGTGCAGCTGAATACGTAGAATGGGGAGAAAACCGTGAGGTCGGTCAACGGAATACAGACGAGACATTCACTGGTTACAACGAAAAACCTCGTATCAAGGGAGCCAACCGTGACCCTTGGTACGATTTGAGCGATGAGAAGACCAAGTGTACTGGACCGGTTCTACTTCCTCGACGAATCTATAAGGCATATACTGCTTACTGGAATCAGGATCAAATCGTCGCGAATGAGAATTTCTTGATTGTCACACCGAATGATGCGTCAACGACTGAGAGTCTACTCGCATTCTTAAACTCCACACTCGGTGAAGTATGTGTTCGGCTAAGTGGCCAGGTCTATGGCGGGGGTGTATGCGAGTTAAGCGTGACAGGTGCTAAATCGATTGCGTGCCCAGAATTCGATCATCTAAACAGTGACGCCCACGAGTTATTGTCAAAATCGTTCAACACCTTTCTCGATACTCAAAACCGGGAGCAACTTGATCAGACGGTCTACGAAACTCTCGGACTCCCAGACTCAGTCAGATCTCTGATTGAAGATACTGCAGCCAAGTCGCTTCGTGAAGTTGCCGTAAAGTGA